In Tubulanus polymorphus chromosome 2, tnTubPoly1.2, whole genome shotgun sequence, a single window of DNA contains:
- the LOC141900742 gene encoding plasminogen-like, giving the protein MFVDNDLSLTADNCRYVSSSSYPSPWCYTTDHFYRWDHCIIPKCPMSCGMPEPGINAMFVDLSDRYLVGDSVEQNCLSGFVPIDGSDRRTCTETGVFSGKPLHCESAA; this is encoded by the exons ATGTTCGTTGATAATGATCTATCATTAACAGCCGATAATTGTAGATATGTCAGTTCTTCTTCTTATCCTTCACCTTGGTGTTATACGACTGACCATTTCTACAGATGGGACCATTGTATTATTCCTAAATGTC caaTGAGTTGCGGGATGCCAGAACCAGGAATAAACGCAATGTTTGTAGATTTATCTGATAGATATTTAGTAGGAGACTCCGTAGAACAGAATTGTTTGTCTGGTTTTGTGCCTATTGATGGATCGGATCGACGCACTTGTACAGAAACTGGTGTATTTAGTGGTAAACCATTGCATTGCGAGA